From the genome of Lemur catta isolate mLemCat1 chromosome 18, mLemCat1.pri, whole genome shotgun sequence:
AGCCTACGTCCATTGAGAAGGAAGTCTTCCCTGTTATGGCCAAGGAGGGGCAGCTATATGCCATGGAGCTGCAGGGTGAGGCAGGGAGGCCACAGGGTGGGGGTGGTCTGTGGTTGGGCTGAGCCCCCTGATGCATCCCTCCCTACAGGCTTCTGGATGGACATTGGGCAGCCTAAGGATTTTCTCACTGGCATGTGCCTCTTCCTCCAGTCACTGAGGCAGAAGCAGCCTGAGAGACTATGCTCAGGCCCTGGCATTGTAGGCAATGTGCTGGTGGTAAGGCCCTTGCCCAGCCCATCATTAATCCCCACAGTCTTCGGACACAAATGGCCCACTTATATTTTCCCCACTGCTCTCAGGACCCAAGTGCCCGCATTGGCCAGAACTGTAGCATTGGCCCCAACGTGAGCCTGGGTCCTGGTGTGGTAGTGGAGGATGGCGTGTGTATCCGGCGGTGCACGGTGCTGCGGGATGCCCATATCCGTTCCCACTCCTGGCTGGAGTCCTGCATTGTGGGCTGGCGCTGCCGTGTGGGCCAGTGGGTAAGCCTGCGGGCTAGGctaggtggggagagggagagggcatGTGCCTGCCTCACTGACAAGGCCTATCTTCTCTCCCCGAGGTTCGCATGGAGAACGTGACAGTGCTGGGTGAGGACGTCATAGTTAATGATGAGCTCTACCTCAACGGAGCCAGCGTGTTGCCACACAAGTCTATTGGCGAGTCCGTGCCAGAGCCTCGCATCATCATGTGAAGGATGCTGTGGGGCTGGCCCAGCCCCAGTTTCCCCATCGGCAAGGGGAGCACTGGCCTGATACATCAGAAGACCCTGGACTTGCTGCCATTTTTCTGGGAATGTCTGGATGAGACTGAAGCTGGTGGACACCTGTCTTCTCATGGGGACATAATCTGGCAGAATCCCTGCTAGGCACACCCCACAAACCCTACTCCCTCAAGAAGGGCCGGGGCCAGGGCTGTATGGAATAATAATTTAATGCTCACTGTGGCCCTGACTGAAAGTCAAGCTCAGGCACAATTAGGGCCTTGGCTGGGCTCCCACCAATGAAGCTACAGGCAGGCAAGAAGGAGGTTGGATGTGGCGGGGGTGGGTGCTATGGGGAACATGGCAAAGGGAGCTCATAAATAGGGCCCAGCCTGGGTCTGGGTTCAAAGGTGGTGCAGGCTATGAGGACTAGGCAGCTGAGGAAGTGGTACTTGTACTGGCTGCTTTTTCCCAGTCCTCTACAGACACGATGGTGGTTTTGCAGAAGAAGCAATCCTTGTTGTTCATCAGGTGCTGGTTGATGCAGGCTCTACAacaggggaggggtgagggctGCCCTGTGTGTTCCTACTGCTCTCCCCCCACCAAGACATTGGGCCTACTTACTTGCAGGACTTGTGGCCACAGGGCTGGAACACAGCAGAGATGGGGTGGGCATAGCAGATTGGGCAGAGGTCCTCCTCActggtgggctgcagggaggacagCAGAGGGTGAGCTGGAGTTGGATGCCCAGATATATGGACATACACTGTGCGCATATAGGAGTGCACACATGTTCAAGTGGCAGGGACCTGGATGTATACTGTGGTCCCACTCACCAGGGAGGCAGCTGCTGCCTGGGCAGATGCTGAGGTCAGGTGTGCCAGCATCTGTTCCACCTGGGCCAACTCCTGAGCACTGATATAATCTGTATCTGGGGAGTGGCAGGGAGTGTCAGGCCAAATGTGGCTCAAGAACCCGGTGCCTCTTGAATATTCCCAGCCTGGGAATTTGCTGTTCTTGAGGCACCTgactgctctccccaccccactcacaGCTCTGCAGGGAGAAGCGCTTCCGGTCAGGGGCTGGCAGGgcagtgccaggtgctgggggctcTGGCTGCCCCAGGAGATAGCATATTGAGCGGAGCTGGAAGCAGGGATCTGCCAGGAGCACTGATGTGGCTCTCTCTGTCCTAGGTAGGGGAGAGTGCAAGGGTAGTCAGAGGCCGGGGGCCTGTCTGAAAGTAATCTCTACCAGGGCGAAGGAGTGCCATGACAGGTGCATTATCATCCCCCTTCATCCTTCACATCTCCAGACCCCCAACAAGTCCTGGATCCCTGGAAGGTCCCACACAGCCCAGGTACCAGTTTAAGAGGGCTCAGGTAAGCCACTGAAAGATAGTGGTAGTCCACCTGCCCCATAATATATTAATCTTTCATAATCACTTCAAATAAACACCAAAAACATTAACAGCAGTTTAGAGACATTCTTCCCACACTTCCCCTTTTACTCTTCCAACACAGACAAGAGCTACAGGAAGCTCTGGCCAAGGGCAGGCTAGGACATTGGGGTCAGACTCCCTCCCCTCTGGCGGCCAAGGGAGGTTGCTTAGCGCTAGGGGGACGCAGCCGCCCCGCCCCCTGAAACGGGAACCAATAGGAGCCTCGGGTCCCGCCCCCTGGGCCATCCCTTCCCGGCTACTATTTAGAAGCCGATCAGCAACGCGCCGGGAGAGAGCTAGGGAAGCAGGAGGGCGCCTCACAACCTGGGGATGAGGGAGCAGGAGCAGTCGACCGTGCGAGGCGGAACCCGCATCGTGCCTCCTTGGCCATGAGCCACCCGGCACCACACACGTCGAACCAGAGCAGAAGTGGGTGAGTCCTGGAGCTGCGACCTGCACAGGGCTGCCCTGTCCCATCCCTGGTGGTCGCCGCCATGGCCTGGCTGGTGCTGCTGGGCACACTGCTGTGCATGCCGCGGGGTGGGTTAGGCTTCCGGGACTCGGAGGGCTTCCCGCCCCCTGCGCCCCACAGCTGTCCCCACAAATGCGTCTGCGCTGCCGACCTGGTGAGCTGCGCAGGCCTTGGGTTGCAGGACGTGCCTACCGTGTTACCTGCCGCTGCTGCAGACCTCGACCTGAGCCACAACGCGCTCCAGCGCCTGCGCCCCGGCTGGTTGACGCCCCTCTCCCGGCTGCGCGACCTACGCCTAGGCCACAACGAGCTCGATGTACTGGGTCGCGGCGTCTTCACCAATGCCAGCGGCCTGAGGCTGCTCGATCTATCATCTAATGCCTTGCGAGCGCTTGGCCGCCACGACCTCGACGGCCTGGGGGCGCTGGAGAGGCTGTTTCTTTTCAACAATCGCCTTGCGCACTTGGACGAGCATGCCTTCCACGGCCTGAGCGCGCTCAGCCATCTCTACCTGGGCTGCAACGAACTCGTGTCCTTCTCTTTCGACCACCTGCACGGTCTGGGTGCCACCCACCTGCGTACTCTGGACCTCTCCTCCAATCGGCTGGGACGCATCTCTGTACCAGAGCTGGCCGCACTGCCAGCCTTCCTCAAGAATGGCCTCTACTTGCACAACAACCCGCTGCCCTGCGACTGCCGCCTTTACCACCTGCTGCAGCGCTGGCACCAGCGGGGCCTAAGCGCCATGCGCGACTTCGCGCGTGAGTACACGTGCCTGGCCTTCAATGTACCCATGTCCCGCGTGCGCTTCTTCGAGCACACCCGTGTCTTCGAGAACTGCTCTGCTGCCCCAGCTCTTGGCCTAGAGCGGCCAGAAGAGCAGCTGCACGCGCAGGCGGGTCGGTCCCTGAGGCTATACTGCAACACCAGCGCCCCGGCCGTGCGCATCGCCTGGGTTTCGCCGGAGAATGAGCTGCTCGTGGCGCCAGGATCCCGCGACGGTAGCATCGCGGTGCTGGCAGACGGCAGTTTGGCCATAGGCAACGTGCAGCAGCGGCATGCGGGTGTCTTCGTGTGCCTGGCCACCGGGCCCCGCCTGCACCACAACCAGACACACGAGTACAACGTGAGCGTGCACCTCTCGCGCCCCGAGCCAGAGGCCTTCAATACGGGCTTCACCACGCTTCTGGGCTGCGCGGTGGGCCTGGTGCTAGTGCTGCTCTACCTGTTCGCACCGCCCTGCCGgggctgctgccgctgctgccgtCGTgcctgccgctgccgccgctggCCCCGAACCCCCAGCCCGCTCCAGGAGCTGAGCGCGCAGTCCTCCGTACTCAGCGCCACCCCGCCAGAGGCACCCAGCCGCAAGGCCAGTGTCCACAAGCACGTGGTCTTTCTGGAGCCAGGCAGGAGGGGCCTCAGTGGGCGCGTGCAGCTGGCGGTAGCTGAGGACTTCGATCTCTGCAACCCCGTGGGCCTGCGGCTCAAGGCTGGCTCCGAGTCTGCTAGCTCCACAGGCTCGGAGGGTCTCGTGATGACCTAGGCTGCCCAGGGGCCCCACTCAGGCCCCCACCCTCCTGCTGCTTGCCCTGCTCCCTGCTGCGGCCCGGAGAACTGCCACATGCTGGAGGGAAGCACTGTGTCTCCTCCCCTGGCCTCCTGTATGGGCCTTACTTGAACCACAATGGCCCTACTTACTGGTAGGgggcctgcagtccccaacttGCCTCCTGCTCTGCCCCAACAAAGGCCCCAGGCCCTTCTAGGGTCTGCTAGTGCTGGCTTTCCCTGGGACCACCCAGTGCCCAAATGCCCCATGAGGATTGGGGATGGAGGCACCATCCTGAGTGGTATAGAAGAGCTGAAGCGTAACCACCTAACCCTTCCCAaggtgctggggagggagtgggccCACAGGCGAAAAGGAGGAGGGCTCTGTAGGAAGCTCTAGCCCCCAACTCCAggacagaaggaaaaaacaaggCCTCCCTCTGGTGAAACAGGACTCCCCCATGCACCAACGTCCAACCTACTGAAAGCTTCACAACTTCATGCAGAGTCTGAGAGGCAGATATATGGCAGGCAAGGCTGCTTGAGAGACCCCTGGGGGGCCTGACCTGAGCCCCAGCCAGAGTGGCCCCACTGTCTCTGGCCAGGGGCATCCAGCTGTCACTCGGAAGGCAGAGCCCATTACGGACAGCAGTGAAGGGCATCGTGGCTAGCGCCCCCCACTTTTCAACAGTAAAAAGCCTGGCGAACATGGCCAAGCTGGGAGGGCTGAGCTGGAACTCCATgtcccttgagggcaggagcctCTTAAGGGCTGGCACTGGTCTCAGCCTAATGGCTGAGGCGGTGCCCTGGCTTTATATGCATCTCACCACTCCCAatgcagggaggcagggaagagaggTCTGGGAACCCCTCATGGGTGGGGGCTGAGCCGGGGGCCCCATGGGTGTCCTGGGCTCAACTGTTACAGAGTTTCTTAATAAAGGCGGTACATGCTCGCTGCTGGAGCCTGCGCAAAGGTAGCATTGTGTGTGCTCAGCTCTTGATCCAGCAGTGTTGCCCTGGCCATCGCAGGATGGCACACCCTCCAGAGTCCTGGCCGCCATGTCCCACCTAAGGCGTGGCCACAGCCCAGTGGCTGTGAGCCTGGACACCCTGCCCTGCTTGGGTCCCTGATTCTCCTATTCAGAGCAGCTGCTGCCGACGCAATTGAGGCAGCTCACACCTGAGCACCCTCTCTGCCTCAAAACTTGATACTGAAGTCCATTTtgggatgaggaaactgaggtacagagagacCCAGCCCCTCCACATCAGACACACCCAGCTCCCATGGAGAACCACAGTCCCCAACACTCACTCGGAGGCTGAGCCATGCACCAGGAGCTGCACCAGGATGCCTGTCACTGCCACCAGAATGGGGTAATGGTCCACGCTCTCTAGGCctaaggggagggggaggaaggagatgaaCCCCCGCTGCAGGGCCTCCAGTCCTGGCCGATGCCATCTACCCTTCCCACTGTCCTCCCCACAGGAGGGTGAGCTGAGCCTGGAGGGCATTGCACCTGGCCGTCCTGGGACAGAACGGAGGATCAGGCATCACCACTCTTGGCAGAGGAACCAAGGCCTGTGGTGTATTGGGGTGCAGGGCATCTAGGTCCTCACCAGGCAGCCGTAGGGTGACCACACGGTCAAACAGGTTCCTCTCAGCTGTCACCCGATTCAGCACCTGGTTCAGCAGCTATGAGGGCAAGAGCCTGTTGGTGGATGGGCAGGGTCACCACTGGGGTGCCCCAGGGTCCCACCCTTCTTGCCCAGATGGACACACCTGTGCAAGGCGCCGCAGCAGCATCTCAGAGTTAGGTCGAGCCCAGTCAAGGAAGATCTCAGGCACCAGTGTGATGGTCATCTCCAAGACACGCAGCAGGCTAACCGAGAGGTCAAAGCAGGTGGCACATACCTTGAGCTGCCGGCTGTC
Proteins encoded in this window:
- the GMPPB gene encoding mannose-1-phosphate guanyltransferase beta isoform X3, giving the protein MSQVLEKEMKAQEQRLGIRISMSHEEEPLGTAGPLALARDLLSETADPFFVLNSDVICDFPFQAMVQFHRHHGQEGSILVTKVEEPSKYGVVVCEADTGRIHRFVEKPQVFVSNKINAGMYILSPAVLQRIQLQPTSIEKEVFPVMAKEGQLYAMELQGFWMDIGQPKDFLTGMCLFLQSLRQKQPERLCSGPGIVGNVLVDPSARIGQNCSIGPNVSLGPGVVVEDGVCIRRCTVLRDAHIRSHSWLESCIVGWRCRVGQWVRMENVTVLGEDVIVNDELYLNGASVLPHKSIGESVPEPRIIM
- the AMIGO3 gene encoding amphoterin-induced protein 3, which produces MAWLVLLGTLLCMPRGGLGFRDSEGFPPPAPHSCPHKCVCAADLVSCAGLGLQDVPTVLPAAAADLDLSHNALQRLRPGWLTPLSRLRDLRLGHNELDVLGRGVFTNASGLRLLDLSSNALRALGRHDLDGLGALERLFLFNNRLAHLDEHAFHGLSALSHLYLGCNELVSFSFDHLHGLGATHLRTLDLSSNRLGRISVPELAALPAFLKNGLYLHNNPLPCDCRLYHLLQRWHQRGLSAMRDFAREYTCLAFNVPMSRVRFFEHTRVFENCSAAPALGLERPEEQLHAQAGRSLRLYCNTSAPAVRIAWVSPENELLVAPGSRDGSIAVLADGSLAIGNVQQRHAGVFVCLATGPRLHHNQTHEYNVSVHLSRPEPEAFNTGFTTLLGCAVGLVLVLLYLFAPPCRGCCRCCRRACRCRRWPRTPSPLQELSAQSSVLSATPPEAPSRKASVHKHVVFLEPGRRGLSGRVQLAVAEDFDLCNPVGLRLKAGSESASSTGSEGLVMT